One segment of Gadus chalcogrammus isolate NIFS_2021 chromosome 8, NIFS_Gcha_1.0, whole genome shotgun sequence DNA contains the following:
- the LOC130387511 gene encoding transcriptional repressor p66 alpha-like isoform X2: protein MRMSEEAVRQTRSQKRALEKDAPAASSEQSDTESDSKKPKMDDLEPENQSAQPNHDVSPALTDEQSPSRVEPEAAESREEPALNRLLLPLVPTETPPPTKEDPEQTPSPIQTPTQILIKTPIQAPIKTPIQTLTPIPIQTPTPILAATPIPIQPLIQTPTPARTPTPTQIPTSQSVEPIPDNRTDQKDRAGRVKAEPAVVVDPRSRLRPAEAKGSGGILAAGEVKATIKVEVQTAEPVDMSTSKGNSVKKEKRPPANDDDDDDVIILSDNESSSPPMNGLSHFKELDTDLLMKSSPEERERIIKQLKEELRLEEAKLVLLKKLRQSQIQKDTLQKPSGLSGSAAPPPLIRGTITGNKLSQQIATGRSSGTVIPPPLVRGGQQLSSKHGSQIIMPPLVRGAQPISVSPQQIQALRQQQQQQQQQQQQQQQQQQQLAASGGPGSGPPPLLLGTRISAPGSQGQRGMGQSGLVRVGNVGNTNLLVNMSQASSTNLKASSMTSQSGSSNMSVVNINDTPASRQAAAKLALRKQLEKTLLEIPPPKPPAPEFNFLPSAANNEFIYLVGLEEVVQNLLDTIHRGKTGVATSKLNPREPFTCTQCSTDFTCRWRQDKAKGGTILCEDCMSSNQKKALKAEHTNRLKAAFVKALQQEQEIEQRILQQSASPVSHSTSSTSSSSSSSPSMKADQLGAQQLKQVQARVSSMQHQHHHQHSRGQNIVHHHSSSIKQSPQGQLSRGTVSSMGVRGVPHSFSSSSQLQSAVAAAALVNRPGKHAHVSRPSAQSLKVSSRGISGRSSVSGHGGSASASAWKKQSDSHTGVTMAYVNPSLSGHKTSSTVDARQREYLLDMIPSRSISQTANTWK from the exons ATGAG GATGTCTGAAGAGGCGGTTCGCCAGACACGCAGCCAGAAGAGAGCGCTGGAGAAAGACGCCCCGGCGGCCTCCTCCGAGCAGTCCGACACCGAGAGCGACAGCAAGAAGCCCAAGATGGACGACCTCGAGCCAGAAAACCAGTCTGCCCAACCAAACCATGACGTCAGTCCTGCACTTACTGATGAACAGAGTCCATCCCGGGTTGAACCCGAGGCGGCGGAGAGTCGCGAGGAACCTGCGCTGAACCGGCTTCTGCTgcctttggtgccgaccgaaaccCCTCCGCCGACGAAGGAGGACCCAGAGCAGACCCCGTCTCCGATCCAGACCCCTACCCAGATTCTGATCAAGACCCCGATCCAGGCTCCGATCAAGACCCCCATCCAGACCCTGACCCCGATCCCGATCCAGACCCCGACCCCGATCCTGGCTGCGACCCCGATCCCAATCCAGCCCCTGATCCAGACCCCGACCCCGGCCCGGACCCCGACCCCGACGCAGATACCGACCTCGCAGTCGGTTGAACCCATCCCAGACAACCGGACTGACCAAAAGGACCGGGCCGGCAGGGTGAAGGCAGAACCCGCCGTGGTTGTTGATCCCCGGAGCCGGCTCCGCCCGGCAGAAGCGAAGGGGTCTGGCGGTATTCTGGCTGCCGGGGAGGTGAAAGCCACCATTAAAGTGGAGGTTCAGACAGCGGAGCCTGTGGATATGAGCACCTCAAAAGG CAACAGCGTAAAGAAGGAGAAGCGTCCGCCAGCCAatgacgacgatgacgacgacgtCATCATCCTATCAGACAATGAATCTTCCAGTCCACCAATGAACGGCCTAAGCCACTTCAAGGAGCTGGACACCGATCTGCTCATG aAGAGCAGCCCAGAAGAGAGGGAGCGCATCATTAAGCAGCTGAAAGAGGAGCTCAGGCTGGAGGAGGCCAAACTGGTGCTGCTTAAGAAACTCAGACAGAGTCAGATCCAGAAGGACACACTTCAGAag CCCTCGGGCCTGTCTGGCTccgccgcgcccccccccctgatccGGGGAACCATTACAGGGAATAAGCTCTCCCAACAG attGCGACAGGTCGTAGTTCGGGGACGGttatccctccccctctagtGCGAGgcgggcagcagttgtcgtccAAGCATGGCTCCCAGATCATCATGCCACCTCTCGTAAGAGGGGCCCAG CCCATCTCTGTTTCTCCACAGCAGATCCAGGCTCtccgtcagcagcagcagcagcagcagcagcaacagcagcagcagcagcaacagcagcagcagttggCTGCTTCTGGTGGCCCTGGGTCAGGTCCCCCTCCCTTGCTGTTGGGGACCAGAATCTCGGCTCCCGGCTCCCAGGGCCAAAGGGGTATGGGCCAGTCAGGCCTCGTTAGGGTTGGCAATGTTGGCAATACTAACTTGCTGGTCAATATGTCACAG GCATCGTCAACCAACTTAAAGGCCTCCTCTATGACATCCCAGTCAGGAAGCAGTAACATGTCTGTGGTCAATATAAATGATACCCCAGCAAGCCGCCAGGCTGCTGCTAAACTGGCCCTGCGCAAACAATTGGAAAAGACCCTCTTGGAGATTCCTCCACCAAAACCCCCTGCGCCAGAATTCAACTTCTTGCCCTCGGCTGCAAATAATGAATTCATCTACCTGGTGGGATTGGAAGAAGTTGTACAAAATCTGCTTGATACTATCCACAGAG GAAAGACGGGTGTTGCAACATCTAAGCTTAATCCCAGAGAACCCTTCACCTGCACCCAGTGCAGCACCGACTTCACCTGCCGCTGGAGGCAGGACAAGGCAAAGGGTGGGACCATCCTCTGTGAGGACTGTatgtcatccaatcagaagaAGGCTTTGAAAGCGGAGCACACCAATAGGCTCAAAGCTGCGTTCGTGAAGGCCCTGCAGCAGGAGCAGGAAATAGAGCAGCGCATCCTTCAGCAGTCCGCCTCACCGGTCTCCCACAgcacctcctccacttcctcctcctcttcctcatccccatCGATGAAGGCAGACCAGCTGGGCGCACAGCAGCTGAAGCAAGTCCAGGCGAGGGTGTCCTCCATGCAGCATCAGCACCATCACCAGCATAGTAGAGGACAGAACATCGTTCACCACCACTCTTCCAGCATCAAGCAG AGCCCTCAGGGCCAGCTGTCCCGAGGCACTGTTTCGTCCATGGGGGTGAGGGGAGTCCCCcactcgttctcctcctcctcccagctgcAGAGCGCAGTAGCAGCCGCGGCCTTGGTCAACCGGCCTGGTAAGCATGCCCATGTGTCCCGCCCCTCTGCCCAGAGCTTAAAGGTGAGCAGCAGGGGGATCAGCGGCAGAAGCAGTGTCAGCGGACACGGAGGTAGTGCATCAGCCAGTGCATGGAAGAAGCAGAGCGACAGCCACACAG
- the LOC130387511 gene encoding transcriptional repressor p66 alpha-like isoform X7, giving the protein MSRMSEEAVRQTRSQKRALEKDAPAASSEQSDTESDSKKPKMDDLEPENQSAQPNHDVSPALTDEQSPSRVEPEAAESREEPALNRLLLPLVPTETPPPTKEDPEQTPSPIQTPTQILIKTPIQAPIKTPIQTLTPIPIQTPTPILAATPIPIQPLIQTPTPARTPTPTQIPTSQSVEPIPDNRTDQKDRAGRVKAEPAVVVDPRSRLRPAEAKGSGGILAAGEVKATIKVEVQTAEPVDMSTSKGNSVKKEKRPPANDDDDDDVIILSDNESSSPPMNGLSHFKELDTDLLMKSSPEERERIIKQLKEELRLEEAKLVLLKKLRQSQIQKDTLQKPSGLSGSAAPPPLIRGTITGNKLSQQIATGRSSGTVIPPPLVRGGQQLSSKHGSQIIMPPLVRGAQPISVSPQQIQALRQQQQQQQQQQQQQQQQQQQLAASGGPGSGPPPLLLGTRISAPGSQGQRGMGQSGLVRVGNVGNTNLLVNMSQASSTNLKASSMTSQSGSSNMSVVNINDTPASRQAAAKLALRKQLEKTLLEIPPPKPPAPEFNFLPSAANNEFIYLVGLEEVVQNLLDTIHRGKTGVATSKLNPREPFTCTQCSTDFTCRWRQDKAKGGTILCEDCMSSNQKKALKAEHTNRLKAAFVKALQQEQEIEQRILQQSASPVSHSTSSTSSSSSSSPSMKADQLGAQQLKQVQARVSSMQHQHHHQHSRGQNIVHHHSSSIKQSPQGQLSRGTVSSMGVRGVPHSFSSSSQLQSAVAAAALVNRPGVTMAYVNPSLSGHKTSSTVDARQREYLLDMIPSRSISQTANTWK; this is encoded by the exons ATGAG CAGGATGTCTGAAGAGGCGGTTCGCCAGACACGCAGCCAGAAGAGAGCGCTGGAGAAAGACGCCCCGGCGGCCTCCTCCGAGCAGTCCGACACCGAGAGCGACAGCAAGAAGCCCAAGATGGACGACCTCGAGCCAGAAAACCAGTCTGCCCAACCAAACCATGACGTCAGTCCTGCACTTACTGATGAACAGAGTCCATCCCGGGTTGAACCCGAGGCGGCGGAGAGTCGCGAGGAACCTGCGCTGAACCGGCTTCTGCTgcctttggtgccgaccgaaaccCCTCCGCCGACGAAGGAGGACCCAGAGCAGACCCCGTCTCCGATCCAGACCCCTACCCAGATTCTGATCAAGACCCCGATCCAGGCTCCGATCAAGACCCCCATCCAGACCCTGACCCCGATCCCGATCCAGACCCCGACCCCGATCCTGGCTGCGACCCCGATCCCAATCCAGCCCCTGATCCAGACCCCGACCCCGGCCCGGACCCCGACCCCGACGCAGATACCGACCTCGCAGTCGGTTGAACCCATCCCAGACAACCGGACTGACCAAAAGGACCGGGCCGGCAGGGTGAAGGCAGAACCCGCCGTGGTTGTTGATCCCCGGAGCCGGCTCCGCCCGGCAGAAGCGAAGGGGTCTGGCGGTATTCTGGCTGCCGGGGAGGTGAAAGCCACCATTAAAGTGGAGGTTCAGACAGCGGAGCCTGTGGATATGAGCACCTCAAAAGG CAACAGCGTAAAGAAGGAGAAGCGTCCGCCAGCCAatgacgacgatgacgacgacgtCATCATCCTATCAGACAATGAATCTTCCAGTCCACCAATGAACGGCCTAAGCCACTTCAAGGAGCTGGACACCGATCTGCTCATG aAGAGCAGCCCAGAAGAGAGGGAGCGCATCATTAAGCAGCTGAAAGAGGAGCTCAGGCTGGAGGAGGCCAAACTGGTGCTGCTTAAGAAACTCAGACAGAGTCAGATCCAGAAGGACACACTTCAGAag CCCTCGGGCCTGTCTGGCTccgccgcgcccccccccctgatccGGGGAACCATTACAGGGAATAAGCTCTCCCAACAG attGCGACAGGTCGTAGTTCGGGGACGGttatccctccccctctagtGCGAGgcgggcagcagttgtcgtccAAGCATGGCTCCCAGATCATCATGCCACCTCTCGTAAGAGGGGCCCAG CCCATCTCTGTTTCTCCACAGCAGATCCAGGCTCtccgtcagcagcagcagcagcagcagcagcaacagcagcagcagcagcaacagcagcagcagttggCTGCTTCTGGTGGCCCTGGGTCAGGTCCCCCTCCCTTGCTGTTGGGGACCAGAATCTCGGCTCCCGGCTCCCAGGGCCAAAGGGGTATGGGCCAGTCAGGCCTCGTTAGGGTTGGCAATGTTGGCAATACTAACTTGCTGGTCAATATGTCACAG GCATCGTCAACCAACTTAAAGGCCTCCTCTATGACATCCCAGTCAGGAAGCAGTAACATGTCTGTGGTCAATATAAATGATACCCCAGCAAGCCGCCAGGCTGCTGCTAAACTGGCCCTGCGCAAACAATTGGAAAAGACCCTCTTGGAGATTCCTCCACCAAAACCCCCTGCGCCAGAATTCAACTTCTTGCCCTCGGCTGCAAATAATGAATTCATCTACCTGGTGGGATTGGAAGAAGTTGTACAAAATCTGCTTGATACTATCCACAGAG GAAAGACGGGTGTTGCAACATCTAAGCTTAATCCCAGAGAACCCTTCACCTGCACCCAGTGCAGCACCGACTTCACCTGCCGCTGGAGGCAGGACAAGGCAAAGGGTGGGACCATCCTCTGTGAGGACTGTatgtcatccaatcagaagaAGGCTTTGAAAGCGGAGCACACCAATAGGCTCAAAGCTGCGTTCGTGAAGGCCCTGCAGCAGGAGCAGGAAATAGAGCAGCGCATCCTTCAGCAGTCCGCCTCACCGGTCTCCCACAgcacctcctccacttcctcctcctcttcctcatccccatCGATGAAGGCAGACCAGCTGGGCGCACAGCAGCTGAAGCAAGTCCAGGCGAGGGTGTCCTCCATGCAGCATCAGCACCATCACCAGCATAGTAGAGGACAGAACATCGTTCACCACCACTCTTCCAGCATCAAGCAG AGCCCTCAGGGCCAGCTGTCCCGAGGCACTGTTTCGTCCATGGGGGTGAGGGGAGTCCCCcactcgttctcctcctcctcccagctgcAGAGCGCAGTAGCAGCCGCGGCCTTGGTCAACCGGCCTG
- the LOC130387511 gene encoding transcriptional repressor p66 alpha-like isoform X1, which translates to MSRMSEEAVRQTRSQKRALEKDAPAASSEQSDTESDSKKPKMDDLEPENQSAQPNHDVSPALTDEQSPSRVEPEAAESREEPALNRLLLPLVPTETPPPTKEDPEQTPSPIQTPTQILIKTPIQAPIKTPIQTLTPIPIQTPTPILAATPIPIQPLIQTPTPARTPTPTQIPTSQSVEPIPDNRTDQKDRAGRVKAEPAVVVDPRSRLRPAEAKGSGGILAAGEVKATIKVEVQTAEPVDMSTSKGNSVKKEKRPPANDDDDDDVIILSDNESSSPPMNGLSHFKELDTDLLMKSSPEERERIIKQLKEELRLEEAKLVLLKKLRQSQIQKDTLQKPSGLSGSAAPPPLIRGTITGNKLSQQIATGRSSGTVIPPPLVRGGQQLSSKHGSQIIMPPLVRGAQPISVSPQQIQALRQQQQQQQQQQQQQQQQQQQLAASGGPGSGPPPLLLGTRISAPGSQGQRGMGQSGLVRVGNVGNTNLLVNMSQASSTNLKASSMTSQSGSSNMSVVNINDTPASRQAAAKLALRKQLEKTLLEIPPPKPPAPEFNFLPSAANNEFIYLVGLEEVVQNLLDTIHRGKTGVATSKLNPREPFTCTQCSTDFTCRWRQDKAKGGTILCEDCMSSNQKKALKAEHTNRLKAAFVKALQQEQEIEQRILQQSASPVSHSTSSTSSSSSSSPSMKADQLGAQQLKQVQARVSSMQHQHHHQHSRGQNIVHHHSSSIKQSPQGQLSRGTVSSMGVRGVPHSFSSSSQLQSAVAAAALVNRPGKHAHVSRPSAQSLKVSSRGISGRSSVSGHGGSASASAWKKQSDSHTGVTMAYVNPSLSGHKTSSTVDARQREYLLDMIPSRSISQTANTWK; encoded by the exons ATGAG CAGGATGTCTGAAGAGGCGGTTCGCCAGACACGCAGCCAGAAGAGAGCGCTGGAGAAAGACGCCCCGGCGGCCTCCTCCGAGCAGTCCGACACCGAGAGCGACAGCAAGAAGCCCAAGATGGACGACCTCGAGCCAGAAAACCAGTCTGCCCAACCAAACCATGACGTCAGTCCTGCACTTACTGATGAACAGAGTCCATCCCGGGTTGAACCCGAGGCGGCGGAGAGTCGCGAGGAACCTGCGCTGAACCGGCTTCTGCTgcctttggtgccgaccgaaaccCCTCCGCCGACGAAGGAGGACCCAGAGCAGACCCCGTCTCCGATCCAGACCCCTACCCAGATTCTGATCAAGACCCCGATCCAGGCTCCGATCAAGACCCCCATCCAGACCCTGACCCCGATCCCGATCCAGACCCCGACCCCGATCCTGGCTGCGACCCCGATCCCAATCCAGCCCCTGATCCAGACCCCGACCCCGGCCCGGACCCCGACCCCGACGCAGATACCGACCTCGCAGTCGGTTGAACCCATCCCAGACAACCGGACTGACCAAAAGGACCGGGCCGGCAGGGTGAAGGCAGAACCCGCCGTGGTTGTTGATCCCCGGAGCCGGCTCCGCCCGGCAGAAGCGAAGGGGTCTGGCGGTATTCTGGCTGCCGGGGAGGTGAAAGCCACCATTAAAGTGGAGGTTCAGACAGCGGAGCCTGTGGATATGAGCACCTCAAAAGG CAACAGCGTAAAGAAGGAGAAGCGTCCGCCAGCCAatgacgacgatgacgacgacgtCATCATCCTATCAGACAATGAATCTTCCAGTCCACCAATGAACGGCCTAAGCCACTTCAAGGAGCTGGACACCGATCTGCTCATG aAGAGCAGCCCAGAAGAGAGGGAGCGCATCATTAAGCAGCTGAAAGAGGAGCTCAGGCTGGAGGAGGCCAAACTGGTGCTGCTTAAGAAACTCAGACAGAGTCAGATCCAGAAGGACACACTTCAGAag CCCTCGGGCCTGTCTGGCTccgccgcgcccccccccctgatccGGGGAACCATTACAGGGAATAAGCTCTCCCAACAG attGCGACAGGTCGTAGTTCGGGGACGGttatccctccccctctagtGCGAGgcgggcagcagttgtcgtccAAGCATGGCTCCCAGATCATCATGCCACCTCTCGTAAGAGGGGCCCAG CCCATCTCTGTTTCTCCACAGCAGATCCAGGCTCtccgtcagcagcagcagcagcagcagcagcaacagcagcagcagcagcaacagcagcagcagttggCTGCTTCTGGTGGCCCTGGGTCAGGTCCCCCTCCCTTGCTGTTGGGGACCAGAATCTCGGCTCCCGGCTCCCAGGGCCAAAGGGGTATGGGCCAGTCAGGCCTCGTTAGGGTTGGCAATGTTGGCAATACTAACTTGCTGGTCAATATGTCACAG GCATCGTCAACCAACTTAAAGGCCTCCTCTATGACATCCCAGTCAGGAAGCAGTAACATGTCTGTGGTCAATATAAATGATACCCCAGCAAGCCGCCAGGCTGCTGCTAAACTGGCCCTGCGCAAACAATTGGAAAAGACCCTCTTGGAGATTCCTCCACCAAAACCCCCTGCGCCAGAATTCAACTTCTTGCCCTCGGCTGCAAATAATGAATTCATCTACCTGGTGGGATTGGAAGAAGTTGTACAAAATCTGCTTGATACTATCCACAGAG GAAAGACGGGTGTTGCAACATCTAAGCTTAATCCCAGAGAACCCTTCACCTGCACCCAGTGCAGCACCGACTTCACCTGCCGCTGGAGGCAGGACAAGGCAAAGGGTGGGACCATCCTCTGTGAGGACTGTatgtcatccaatcagaagaAGGCTTTGAAAGCGGAGCACACCAATAGGCTCAAAGCTGCGTTCGTGAAGGCCCTGCAGCAGGAGCAGGAAATAGAGCAGCGCATCCTTCAGCAGTCCGCCTCACCGGTCTCCCACAgcacctcctccacttcctcctcctcttcctcatccccatCGATGAAGGCAGACCAGCTGGGCGCACAGCAGCTGAAGCAAGTCCAGGCGAGGGTGTCCTCCATGCAGCATCAGCACCATCACCAGCATAGTAGAGGACAGAACATCGTTCACCACCACTCTTCCAGCATCAAGCAG AGCCCTCAGGGCCAGCTGTCCCGAGGCACTGTTTCGTCCATGGGGGTGAGGGGAGTCCCCcactcgttctcctcctcctcccagctgcAGAGCGCAGTAGCAGCCGCGGCCTTGGTCAACCGGCCTGGTAAGCATGCCCATGTGTCCCGCCCCTCTGCCCAGAGCTTAAAGGTGAGCAGCAGGGGGATCAGCGGCAGAAGCAGTGTCAGCGGACACGGAGGTAGTGCATCAGCCAGTGCATGGAAGAAGCAGAGCGACAGCCACACAG
- the LOC130387511 gene encoding transcriptional repressor p66 alpha-like isoform X6, whose amino-acid sequence MSRMSEEAVRQTRSQKRALEKDAPAASSEQSDTESDSKKPKMDDLEPENQSAQPNHDVSPALTDEQSPSRVEPEAAESREEPALNRLLLPLVPTETPPPTKEDPEQTPSPIQTPTQILIKTPIQAPIKTPIQTLTPIPIQTPTPILAATPIPIQPLIQTPTPARTPTPTQIPTSQSVEPIPDNRTDQKDRAGRVKAEPAVVVDPRSRLRPAEAKGSGGILAAGEVKATIKVEVQTAEPVDMSTSKGNSVKKEKRPPANDDDDDDVIILSDNESSSPPMNGLSHFKELDTDLLMKSSPEERERIIKQLKEELRLEEAKLVLLKKLRQSQIQKDTLQKPSGLSGSAAPPPLIRGTITGNKLSQQIATGRSSGTVIPPPLVRGGQQLSSKHGSQIIMPPLVRGAQPISVSPQQIQALRQQQQQQQQQQQQQQQQQQQLAASGGPGSGPPPLLLGTRISAPGSQGQRGMGQSGLVRVGNVGNTNLLVNMSQASSTNLKASSMTSQSGSSNMSVVNINDTPASRQAAAKLALRKQLEKTLLEIPPPKPPAPEFNFLPSAANNEFIYLVGLEEVVQNLLDTIHRGKTGVATSKLNPREPFTCTQCSTDFTCRWRQDKAKGGTILCEDCMSSNQKKALKAEHTNRLKAAFVKALQQEQEIEQRILQQSASPVSHSTSSTSSSSSSSPSMKADQLGAQQLKQVQARVSSMQHQHHHQHSRGQNIVHHHSSSIKQSPQGQLSRGTVSSMGSLKVSSRGISGRSSVSGHGGSASASAWKKQSDSHTGVTMAYVNPSLSGHKTSSTVDARQREYLLDMIPSRSISQTANTWK is encoded by the exons ATGAG CAGGATGTCTGAAGAGGCGGTTCGCCAGACACGCAGCCAGAAGAGAGCGCTGGAGAAAGACGCCCCGGCGGCCTCCTCCGAGCAGTCCGACACCGAGAGCGACAGCAAGAAGCCCAAGATGGACGACCTCGAGCCAGAAAACCAGTCTGCCCAACCAAACCATGACGTCAGTCCTGCACTTACTGATGAACAGAGTCCATCCCGGGTTGAACCCGAGGCGGCGGAGAGTCGCGAGGAACCTGCGCTGAACCGGCTTCTGCTgcctttggtgccgaccgaaaccCCTCCGCCGACGAAGGAGGACCCAGAGCAGACCCCGTCTCCGATCCAGACCCCTACCCAGATTCTGATCAAGACCCCGATCCAGGCTCCGATCAAGACCCCCATCCAGACCCTGACCCCGATCCCGATCCAGACCCCGACCCCGATCCTGGCTGCGACCCCGATCCCAATCCAGCCCCTGATCCAGACCCCGACCCCGGCCCGGACCCCGACCCCGACGCAGATACCGACCTCGCAGTCGGTTGAACCCATCCCAGACAACCGGACTGACCAAAAGGACCGGGCCGGCAGGGTGAAGGCAGAACCCGCCGTGGTTGTTGATCCCCGGAGCCGGCTCCGCCCGGCAGAAGCGAAGGGGTCTGGCGGTATTCTGGCTGCCGGGGAGGTGAAAGCCACCATTAAAGTGGAGGTTCAGACAGCGGAGCCTGTGGATATGAGCACCTCAAAAGG CAACAGCGTAAAGAAGGAGAAGCGTCCGCCAGCCAatgacgacgatgacgacgacgtCATCATCCTATCAGACAATGAATCTTCCAGTCCACCAATGAACGGCCTAAGCCACTTCAAGGAGCTGGACACCGATCTGCTCATG aAGAGCAGCCCAGAAGAGAGGGAGCGCATCATTAAGCAGCTGAAAGAGGAGCTCAGGCTGGAGGAGGCCAAACTGGTGCTGCTTAAGAAACTCAGACAGAGTCAGATCCAGAAGGACACACTTCAGAag CCCTCGGGCCTGTCTGGCTccgccgcgcccccccccctgatccGGGGAACCATTACAGGGAATAAGCTCTCCCAACAG attGCGACAGGTCGTAGTTCGGGGACGGttatccctccccctctagtGCGAGgcgggcagcagttgtcgtccAAGCATGGCTCCCAGATCATCATGCCACCTCTCGTAAGAGGGGCCCAG CCCATCTCTGTTTCTCCACAGCAGATCCAGGCTCtccgtcagcagcagcagcagcagcagcagcaacagcagcagcagcagcaacagcagcagcagttggCTGCTTCTGGTGGCCCTGGGTCAGGTCCCCCTCCCTTGCTGTTGGGGACCAGAATCTCGGCTCCCGGCTCCCAGGGCCAAAGGGGTATGGGCCAGTCAGGCCTCGTTAGGGTTGGCAATGTTGGCAATACTAACTTGCTGGTCAATATGTCACAG GCATCGTCAACCAACTTAAAGGCCTCCTCTATGACATCCCAGTCAGGAAGCAGTAACATGTCTGTGGTCAATATAAATGATACCCCAGCAAGCCGCCAGGCTGCTGCTAAACTGGCCCTGCGCAAACAATTGGAAAAGACCCTCTTGGAGATTCCTCCACCAAAACCCCCTGCGCCAGAATTCAACTTCTTGCCCTCGGCTGCAAATAATGAATTCATCTACCTGGTGGGATTGGAAGAAGTTGTACAAAATCTGCTTGATACTATCCACAGAG GAAAGACGGGTGTTGCAACATCTAAGCTTAATCCCAGAGAACCCTTCACCTGCACCCAGTGCAGCACCGACTTCACCTGCCGCTGGAGGCAGGACAAGGCAAAGGGTGGGACCATCCTCTGTGAGGACTGTatgtcatccaatcagaagaAGGCTTTGAAAGCGGAGCACACCAATAGGCTCAAAGCTGCGTTCGTGAAGGCCCTGCAGCAGGAGCAGGAAATAGAGCAGCGCATCCTTCAGCAGTCCGCCTCACCGGTCTCCCACAgcacctcctccacttcctcctcctcttcctcatccccatCGATGAAGGCAGACCAGCTGGGCGCACAGCAGCTGAAGCAAGTCCAGGCGAGGGTGTCCTCCATGCAGCATCAGCACCATCACCAGCATAGTAGAGGACAGAACATCGTTCACCACCACTCTTCCAGCATCAAGCAG AGCCCTCAGGGCCAGCTGTCCCGAGGCACTGTTTCGTCCATGGGG AGCTTAAAGGTGAGCAGCAGGGGGATCAGCGGCAGAAGCAGTGTCAGCGGACACGGAGGTAGTGCATCAGCCAGTGCATGGAAGAAGCAGAGCGACAGCCACACAG